Proteins from one Desulfonema limicola genomic window:
- a CDS encoding PKD domain-containing protein yields MKKSSLFIFVFFVSFIFVFLISPIANAGIPHIIYGNITNSDGSIPSDGTIKLKAYITQRQNEILTESDTGCGYKNGMWWIEAGNFNTPWSIGEILNITASTVSSQGDSKDITLNSDGNQKLALSITGTTPPNDDPPYEPPYEEPPPYEKPQNNAPVADAGSNQNIKEKYIVTLDGSGSYDPDSDTISYKWTQTKGSEVILSNPDSSETRFTAPEVGSEGESLEFKLTVKDTGGLEAVDICIVNIIDTDNIVKNLPPIVNAGEDQNVYSGDTVTLNGSGSYDDEDGDNITFLWEQKDGPLVTLSDKTDAKPDFTAPDAGTQGVSLTFELTVTDTKGLKSTDTSIVNIHGTEQNHEPAANAGEDQTVKESMFVVLDGSGSSDPEGSQLYYTWEQTAGTVVNLSDKTYQSPAFLTPPVSQEGVTLSFKLTVENEQGLKASDVVSIVVEDNGITGFPDEVYTLTTSTGKNIGIMVNGGILNGLRNISPSELADNSNIPDDMLYGIQNLYIIPDDPGGSAELIFYLPESAPEGYKWYRYDNQTGWHEMEDVSDANRKDFSFMLTDGGTGDNSGEDGNIEIILGLGREPAAPVPPGQPDETPEEPGQPSEENNNSGGDGDSGCFIAVSGDQINHFNIMLLMLLFPGIILAINAVSQRRWNMFKYIISHRFIKLMLIIICFNMAFAVNPSLSSAGNFNFELKAGLNGISIPFEDTGITTADELLKAVPGCDLVKYWDAAQQKYIEYYKDGTGDNFKIIAGSSYFIRVNEDAEWNIYGGDSAYPPEFPITTTDTTNINVVAIPIHRFDITNAEELAQAIPDCDTVWYWNSGQNGYIGHPIGTEINNFSVLPGYAYLVNVARSSGIIEIVFPPDGSVVSPTTTPLLEIKFNEPPDENDTISIIINGVDKTSSFTITPEGAVCSNISELQIGVNTLTAEIMKESGDTYSTTSVFRVGTTVQAVPGANPKSGAAPLTVHFVTKWDDSAGTMHFFQWDFGDGNKTEKNSIAQDYYHTYTKPGTYYATLTVNSSAGGTASSSMVINVGEAVVSKDNIINYLNIEKDTVGYLPALTGTDIETIITAETDVTIQVKDNDGNVIRTLVNKEKRLKGTYKDHWDCKDDSNIVVNDGLYYAVLQYTANGETRTYDLTESTGGAGTLFTSGPGCNQYDPIQSSFSPYEDNFLPIVLRLCKASEVTIFVGPTGSGLAETRVRTILNRKALPSGTNTIYWDGLDDFGYVAHPPLGSQLVMGMWGYDLPSNAIYMTGGRPVISSVVCEPNYFNPLSNTCLDNGDSIEVKYAVSENVDMVELRVIDVHSRKIIRKIQKTNVTAGENYVFWDGKNADGEYADAGDYQLALIATDPEGNSSLLSAASMVRLFR; encoded by the coding sequence ATGAAAAAAAGCTCTTTGTTTATCTTTGTTTTCTTTGTATCTTTTATTTTTGTATTCCTTATCTCTCCAATTGCCAATGCAGGTATTCCCCATATTATATATGGCAATATAACAAATTCTGACGGCAGTATTCCATCTGATGGAACTATCAAGCTTAAAGCCTATATAACGCAAAGGCAGAATGAAATACTGACCGAATCAGATACAGGATGCGGATATAAAAATGGAATGTGGTGGATTGAAGCTGGAAACTTCAATACTCCCTGGTCAATTGGTGAAATACTGAATATAACAGCCAGCACAGTTTCAAGTCAGGGTGATTCAAAAGATATCACACTTAACAGTGATGGAAATCAGAAACTGGCATTATCAATTACTGGGACTACGCCTCCTAATGACGACCCTCCTTATGAACCACCCTATGAAGAACCTCCTCCTTATGAAAAACCACAAAACAATGCACCTGTTGCTGATGCAGGATCAAATCAAAATATTAAAGAAAAATATATAGTTACCCTGGACGGCTCTGGCTCATATGATCCGGATTCAGATACGATTTCCTATAAATGGACACAGACCAAAGGCTCTGAAGTTATTTTATCAAATCCTGATTCATCTGAAACAAGATTTACTGCACCGGAAGTCGGATCTGAAGGGGAATCACTGGAGTTTAAATTAACTGTAAAAGATACAGGCGGTCTGGAAGCTGTTGATATATGTATCGTAAATATAATAGATACGGATAACATTGTTAAAAATCTGCCTCCGATAGTAAATGCGGGAGAAGACCAGAATGTATATTCTGGAGATACGGTAACTCTGAATGGTTCGGGTTCCTATGATGATGAGGATGGAGACAATATTACCTTTTTATGGGAACAGAAAGACGGGCCTTTGGTTACTTTGTCAGATAAAACTGATGCTAAACCCGATTTCACTGCTCCTGATGCTGGAACACAGGGAGTATCACTAACATTTGAATTAACAGTTACAGATACAAAAGGTCTGAAATCTACTGATACCAGCATTGTTAATATTCATGGAACAGAGCAGAATCATGAACCTGCCGCAAATGCAGGAGAGGATCAGACTGTAAAAGAAAGTATGTTTGTTGTCCTTGACGGTTCCGGCTCTTCTGACCCGGAAGGATCACAACTGTATTATACATGGGAGCAAACAGCAGGTACTGTTGTAAACCTGTCTGATAAAACATATCAATCACCGGCATTTTTAACGCCGCCGGTAAGCCAGGAAGGTGTAACTCTTAGTTTTAAACTTACGGTTGAGAATGAACAGGGGCTTAAGGCCAGCGATGTTGTTTCAATAGTTGTAGAAGACAACGGTATTACCGGCTTTCCTGATGAGGTATATACCTTGACCACATCAACAGGAAAAAATATAGGAATTATGGTAAACGGAGGCATTTTAAACGGCCTGAGAAATATTTCTCCTTCGGAACTTGCTGATAATTCCAATATCCCGGATGATATGCTTTACGGGATACAGAATTTATACATCATTCCTGATGATCCTGGAGGCAGCGCGGAGCTTATTTTCTATCTGCCGGAATCCGCGCCTGAAGGATATAAATGGTATAGATATGACAACCAGACCGGGTGGCATGAGATGGAAGATGTATCTGATGCAAACAGAAAGGATTTTTCCTTTATGCTTACTGACGGCGGTACAGGAGATAATTCAGGGGAAGATGGAAATATTGAAATTATCCTGGGACTTGGCAGAGAACCTGCCGCTCCGGTTCCTCCAGGCCAGCCAGATGAGACTCCCGAAGAACCGGGACAGCCTTCTGAAGAAAATAACAATTCAGGAGGAGATGGTGACAGCGGGTGTTTCATTGCCGTATCAGGAGATCAGATCAATCATTTTAATATAATGTTATTAATGCTGCTTTTTCCGGGAATAATACTTGCAATAAATGCAGTATCCCAGAGGAGATGGAATATGTTCAAATATATTATTTCACACCGGTTTATAAAACTGATGTTAATAATAATCTGCTTTAATATGGCGTTTGCTGTTAATCCTTCCTTATCCAGTGCTGGAAATTTTAATTTTGAATTAAAAGCAGGATTAAACGGAATATCAATACCTTTTGAAGATACGGGAATTACAACAGCAGATGAACTGCTTAAAGCTGTGCCGGGATGTGATTTGGTTAAATACTGGGATGCTGCACAGCAGAAATATATTGAGTATTATAAGGACGGAACCGGAGATAATTTTAAGATTATTGCGGGGTCTTCTTATTTTATTCGTGTAAATGAAGATGCTGAATGGAATATTTATGGCGGAGATTCGGCTTATCCGCCTGAATTTCCAATTACTACTACTGATACAACCAATATCAATGTTGTTGCAATTCCAATTCATCGCTTTGATATTACCAATGCTGAAGAATTAGCTCAGGCAATTCCTGATTGTGATACAGTATGGTACTGGAATTCAGGTCAGAACGGATATATTGGACATCCAATAGGTACAGAAATAAACAATTTCTCTGTTCTTCCAGGATATGCTTATCTGGTTAATGTTGCAAGGTCTTCAGGAATTATTGAAATAGTTTTTCCTCCTGACGGTTCAGTTGTATCGCCGACAACAACACCTCTTTTAGAAATAAAGTTTAATGAACCTCCAGATGAAAATGATACAATTTCTATCATTATTAACGGAGTAGATAAAACCAGCAGTTTTACTATTACACCTGAAGGCGCGGTATGCAGCAATATTTCAGAACTTCAAATCGGTGTTAATACATTAACCGCAGAAATAATGAAAGAAAGCGGAGACACATATTCAACAACATCTGTTTTCAGAGTCGGTACAACAGTTCAGGCTGTTCCAGGAGCAAATCCCAAATCCGGCGCTGCTCCCCTGACAGTCCATTTTGTTACAAAATGGGATGATTCAGCAGGTACAATGCACTTTTTCCAATGGGATTTTGGGGACGGTAATAAAACTGAGAAAAATTCTATTGCTCAAGACTATTACCATACATATACAAAACCAGGAACATATTATGCAACACTGACTGTTAACAGCAGTGCAGGCGGGACAGCTTCTTCAAGTATGGTGATAAATGTAGGAGAAGCAGTTGTTTCAAAAGATAATATCATTAATTATTTGAATATTGAAAAAGATACTGTTGGATATTTGCCTGCATTGACCGGAACCGATATTGAAACCATTATAACCGCAGAAACAGATGTTACCATTCAGGTAAAGGATAATGATGGAAATGTTATCAGAACCCTCGTGAATAAGGAAAAACGACTAAAAGGTACATATAAAGATCACTGGGACTGCAAAGACGACAGCAATATTGTTGTTAATGACGGCCTGTATTATGCTGTTTTGCAATACACTGCAAATGGAGAAACAAGAACTTACGATCTTACAGAATCAACTGGTGGAGCCGGTACGCTGTTTACATCAGGGCCTGGATGTAATCAATACGATCCCATACAATCCAGTTTCAGCCCTTATGAAGATAACTTCCTGCCGATTGTTCTCAGATTGTGCAAAGCCAGTGAAGTAACAATATTTGTCGGTCCCACAGGCAGCGGTCTTGCTGAAACAAGAGTAAGGACTATCCTGAACAGAAAAGCACTTCCCTCAGGCACAAATACAATTTACTGGGATGGATTGGATGACTTCGGCTATGTTGCTCATCCTCCCCTGGGAAGCCAGTTGGTTATGGGAATGTGGGGATATGATTTGCCTTCCAATGCAATATATATGACCGGAGGCCGCCCTGTTATTTCAAGTGTGGTATGTGAGCCTAATTATTTTAATCCATTAAGTAATACCTGCCTGGATAATGGAGATTCCATTGAAGTTAAATATGCGGTTTCCGAAAATGTGGATATGGTAGAACTCCGGGTGATTGATGTTCACAGCCGAAAAATAATTCGGAAAATACAGAAAACAAATGTTACTGCTGGAGAAAATTATGTTTTCTGGGATGGTAAAAATGCAGATGGAGAATATGCAGATGCCGGCGATTATCAGCTTGCATTGATAGCAACTGATCCTGAAGGCAACAGTTCTTTGCTGTCTGCTGCCAGTATGGTCAGATTATTCCGATAA
- a CDS encoding ISKra4 family transposase: MKVINIADRTEHIQQASNVEKYISESKAKFNLIISEVVNSKSLEAHKTESMIFKRLLELGLFLLKLYFASQNQGDYGKTIETAQGQAKRGRTSEKTYFSIFGKIKISRYLYHTDNKTFAPLDILLNLPIRCYSYFLSEMFNLLNIKDAYSEGVIFVKKFFGQQVSISASETISGESSSCYEEFYELGKTLKEHEEKKDYTAVSFDGKGVPMIKKEAAKITGRQGKGKKKQKKKESLVGAKYNINANIRTADDVANNLVYPEKKESETENKQEKAQNIRYIASIAKPKKEVMEEIYDEVKNENFSKTPLLCLMDGSLYLWEQLKTVFKDISNKVCILDIIHVLEYIWLIAHMMYKEGSEDAKKYVYKKLKLILEGKISSYIMELQTEMQKTKWKKKSHQEKFKKVITYFKNHREYMKYDEYLAKGYPIGTGVVESACSHVVKDRMEISGARWGINGAESVLRLRSVVKSKDWDSYWEFFTSQVREKDFIADDYNSLNIKEKVCA; the protein is encoded by the coding sequence ATGAAAGTGATAAATATTGCCGACAGGACTGAACATATCCAACAAGCTTCTAATGTTGAAAAATATATAAGTGAAAGCAAAGCAAAATTCAACCTTATTATATCTGAAGTTGTAAATAGTAAGAGCCTGGAAGCTCATAAAACTGAATCCATGATCTTCAAACGACTGTTGGAACTCGGTCTTTTTTTGCTGAAACTGTATTTTGCAAGTCAGAATCAAGGAGATTATGGAAAAACAATTGAAACAGCGCAAGGGCAGGCAAAGCGAGGAAGAACGAGTGAAAAGACATATTTTTCAATTTTCGGAAAAATAAAGATTTCCCGATATTTGTATCATACAGACAATAAAACTTTTGCTCCTTTGGATATTTTATTGAATCTGCCGATTCGATGTTATTCATATTTTTTATCAGAAATGTTTAATTTGTTGAATATTAAAGATGCTTATTCAGAAGGCGTTATTTTTGTTAAAAAATTTTTCGGTCAGCAGGTTTCCATTTCTGCATCTGAAACAATTTCCGGTGAGAGTTCATCCTGCTATGAAGAATTTTACGAACTCGGAAAAACACTTAAGGAGCATGAAGAAAAGAAAGACTATACAGCAGTGAGCTTTGATGGCAAAGGAGTTCCGATGATAAAAAAGGAAGCTGCAAAGATTACAGGGAGGCAAGGTAAAGGAAAGAAAAAACAAAAAAAGAAGGAATCTTTGGTAGGAGCCAAATACAACATTAACGCAAATATACGAACTGCCGATGATGTTGCTAATAACCTGGTATATCCTGAGAAAAAAGAAAGTGAGACTGAAAATAAACAGGAAAAAGCTCAAAACATCAGATATATCGCCAGTATAGCAAAACCTAAGAAAGAAGTGATGGAAGAAATTTATGATGAAGTAAAGAATGAGAATTTTTCCAAGACACCTTTGCTCTGCCTTATGGACGGCTCATTGTACCTTTGGGAACAGTTAAAAACTGTTTTCAAAGATATTTCAAACAAGGTTTGTATCCTTGATATTATTCATGTTTTAGAGTATATCTGGCTGATAGCTCACATGATGTATAAAGAAGGTAGTGAGGATGCGAAGAAATATGTATATAAAAAATTAAAACTTATATTGGAAGGAAAAATTTCATCATATATTATGGAACTTCAGACAGAAATGCAGAAAACGAAATGGAAGAAGAAGTCTCATCAGGAAAAGTTCAAAAAAGTTATAACATATTTTAAAAATCACAGGGAGTACATGAAATATGATGAGTATTTGGCTAAAGGCTATCCAATAGGAACTGGAGTTGTTGAATCAGCTTGCAGTCATGTGGTCAAAGACAGAATGGAAATTTCCGGAGCCAGGTGGGGTATTAACGGGGCAGAGTCAGTTTTAAGATTAAGATCTGTTGTTAAAAGTAAGGATTGGGATAGTTACTGGGAATTTTTTACAAGTCAGGTTAGAGAAAAAGACTTTATAGCGGATGATTATAATTCCCTTAATATAAAAGAAAAAGTTTGTGCTTAA
- a CDS encoding B12-binding domain-containing radical SAM protein produces MKILLIYPYCLENRIHEEDAGVVPIGLYYIGALLRDNNYDVEILNFQGLNKNNDKIKEILISRNPDVIGFSILNANRWGGIEIAGMAKQINPDVKNIFGGVSAAFLWKHFLEHFPEIDYIVTGEGEYTFLNLIRIFEKKDNKSIKEIRGIAYRDNKIIVKTKPAEPIQNIDLLPNPAKYFTYQHISLTRGCPGNCTFCGSPGFWGRKVRFHSCDYFVEQIEMLYKKGISFFYISDDTFTLKKNLVIEICKKIIEKNLNISWAAISRVDCINDEILSWMRKAGCSQISYGVESGSEKNRKFFNKNITIDQVKNAFSLTQKYGILARAYFIYGCPGENDDTINETIDLIKEIKPLSTIFYILDIFPGTALYEDFRKRFNINDDIWLNRIEDILWFEYDPDLSKEKILAFGKKLRTSFYKSLPGFADSIELIDNKELYPLHADFFSKLAMTFSHGDYSQVEDIPGKEKTAENLCKKALQYAPDHRAFLNLGMIYQKQGDFAKSIEILSKGLDFFPKSEELHLCIGISYMNLGQFKKALSYFLDFKDSKQMAFYIEHCYKKIYGKNHSHLKLLP; encoded by the coding sequence ATGAAAATACTGCTTATATACCCATACTGCCTTGAAAACAGGATACATGAAGAAGACGCGGGTGTTGTTCCCATAGGGCTTTATTATATCGGTGCCCTTCTCAGGGATAATAACTATGATGTTGAAATCTTGAATTTCCAGGGATTGAATAAGAATAATGACAAGATAAAAGAGATATTAATCAGCAGAAATCCCGATGTTATTGGATTTTCCATCCTTAATGCCAACCGCTGGGGCGGGATTGAAATTGCCGGAATGGCAAAACAAATCAATCCTGATGTAAAAAATATATTCGGCGGAGTCAGTGCCGCCTTTTTATGGAAGCATTTCCTGGAACATTTCCCTGAAATTGATTACATAGTTACAGGTGAAGGTGAATATACATTTTTAAATCTTATCCGCATTTTTGAAAAAAAAGATAATAAATCAATAAAAGAAATCAGGGGGATTGCTTACAGGGATAATAAAATCATTGTAAAAACAAAGCCTGCTGAACCAATCCAGAATATTGACCTGCTGCCAAATCCTGCAAAATACTTTACATATCAGCATATCTCACTTACACGGGGATGTCCTGGAAACTGTACTTTCTGCGGCTCTCCAGGATTCTGGGGGAGGAAGGTCAGGTTTCATTCATGCGATTATTTTGTTGAGCAGATAGAAATGCTTTATAAAAAAGGCATTAGTTTTTTTTACATATCAGATGACACCTTTACCCTGAAAAAGAACCTTGTAATTGAAATCTGTAAAAAAATCATAGAAAAAAATCTAAATATCTCATGGGCTGCAATCTCCCGTGTTGACTGTATTAATGATGAGATTTTATCCTGGATGCGTAAGGCAGGCTGCAGCCAGATAAGCTACGGCGTAGAAAGCGGTTCTGAAAAAAACAGGAAATTCTTTAATAAAAACATAACCATAGATCAGGTAAAAAACGCCTTTTCCCTTACACAAAAATACGGAATCCTCGCAAGGGCATATTTTATCTACGGATGCCCTGGAGAAAATGACGATACCATAAACGAAACCATTGATTTAATAAAAGAGATCAAGCCTTTAAGTACAATTTTTTATATTCTTGATATATTTCCAGGCACAGCCTTGTATGAAGATTTCAGGAAAAGATTTAATATAAATGATGATATATGGCTCAACCGGATTGAAGATATTTTGTGGTTTGAATATGATCCTGATTTATCAAAGGAAAAAATCCTGGCTTTTGGAAAAAAACTGAGAACATCTTTTTATAAATCCCTTCCTGGTTTTGCAGATTCAATTGAACTGATTGATAATAAAGAACTATATCCCCTGCACGCTGATTTTTTTTCAAAACTTGCCATGACCTTCAGCCACGGGGATTATTCACAGGTTGAAGATATTCCTGGAAAAGAAAAAACCGCAGAAAATCTCTGCAAAAAGGCATTGCAATACGCTCCTGATCACAGGGCTTTTTTAAACCTGGGCATGATATATCAAAAACAGGGAGATTTTGCCAAATCCATTGAAATACTGTCAAAAGGGCTTGATTTTTTTCCTAAAAGTGAAGAATTACATTTGTGCATAGGTATCAGTTATATGAACCTGGGGCAGTTTAAAAAAGCGCTTTCATATTTTCTTGATTTTAAGGATTCCAAGCAGATGGCGTTTTATATTGAGCATTGTTATAAAAAAATCTATGGAAAGAACCACAGCCATTTGAAGTTATTACCATGA
- a CDS encoding VOC family protein → MISRIDHISIAVKDYDKAMKFFQKIFNLVPGASASDPEMKYSWEIFSAGDLSRLEIINPTGKGSFLDNFLSDKKDGGVHHITFETPDIYQAKQRLEDNNIPYFGFKDHGSFWKELFIHPKHAFGVLIQIAEFRPDEWINPSLVFQGSKKWSVEKGENKTELSFAHPGGGKVKIELTKEEVKKLIDDLAS, encoded by the coding sequence ATGATTTCCAGAATTGACCATATATCCATTGCTGTTAAAGATTATGACAAAGCAATGAAATTTTTCCAAAAGATTTTTAATCTTGTTCCGGGTGCATCTGCATCTGATCCGGAAATGAAGTATTCCTGGGAGATTTTCTCAGCAGGAGACCTTTCCAGACTTGAAATAATAAACCCAACAGGAAAAGGCAGCTTTCTGGACAATTTTTTGTCAGATAAAAAAGACGGGGGAGTTCATCATATTACCTTTGAAACTCCAGATATTTACCAGGCAAAGCAAAGGCTTGAAGATAACAATATCCCGTATTTCGGTTTTAAAGATCACGGAAGTTTCTGGAAAGAACTTTTTATTCACCCAAAACATGCTTTCGGAGTTCTGATCCAGATTGCAGAATTCAGACCTGATGAATGGATTAATCCTTCCCTTGTATTTCAAGGGAGTAAAAAATGGTCTGTTGAAAAAGGTGAAAATAAAACAGAGTTGAGTTTTGCTCATCCAGGAGGCGGGAAGGTAAAAATAGAGCTGACAAAAGAGGAGGTAAAAAAGCTTATTGATGACCTGGCATCCTAA
- a CDS encoding TonB-dependent receptor plug domain-containing protein: MVKYIKIFIILIFSFASISFASISFASVDFVLSQEYPLSSVYSEIDEELKWLKEEAVETTEIATKTKMDADLVPGMVTILSREQLEKQGIRTVFEALPLVPGITTLMTGMGEPIVSVRGIGGTFFSGNMKLMLDGVAMNEALSAAGYALYQIPVEQIERIEIIRGPGSVIYGEYAYAGVINVITRKTGNRIFAGYDTNKGYGGGAAAAYSLPEKDFNISLSMAGWKTDGPDVQAGEDRLYGMGLGYFSNSPGSTNEFGRDKMANLSLEYKDFSAKGQYLSTERGDYYGIIGILPVSEDRSRQLNQHMAFEANQRLNFFSSLTTDLKAGFRNYEFEIDDIVALPPITIPLPDGSIYQMTPPDGSIAGPYYEERELYAGTEFIWDGINNNTILLGLKYSDIKMEDVWVDTNTGDMTPGVMTRLTGEYNWLLEDQSRKVFSVYLQDLYRITDNFTLTPGLRYDNYNDMGEYITPRLSAVWQPAKSHILKAQYSEAYRPPTFTELYARQNSVVMGNSELEAEHIRSYELGYTFRLGKTAAHITLFRSELTDNIEYPVYADPFAGEAIQYQNADETITSQGVELEFNHNLMDDLAMNLNISFADTNDSKTDEPITGAVDWLGNLGLVYRPANYCTLGFKYNYVGKRHRTPDDSRGDIDAYDSVDLTGIITHKGLTWGAGITNIFNSNIVYPAPVYKDESGNMGYTYEEDFQRPGRKFWVRLSYDF; this comes from the coding sequence ATGGTAAAATACATAAAGATTTTCATTATACTCATTTTTTCTTTTGCATCTATTTCTTTTGCATCTATTTCTTTTGCATCTGTTGATTTTGTATTGTCACAGGAGTACCCGCTGTCAAGTGTATATTCTGAGATTGATGAAGAACTAAAGTGGCTTAAAGAAGAGGCTGTTGAAACTACTGAGATTGCTACCAAAACAAAAATGGATGCTGATCTTGTTCCCGGAATGGTGACGATATTGAGCAGAGAGCAGTTGGAAAAACAAGGGATAAGAACCGTATTTGAAGCCCTTCCCCTGGTTCCGGGCATAACTACTCTTATGACAGGTATGGGAGAGCCCATTGTTTCAGTCAGGGGGATCGGAGGAACCTTTTTTTCAGGAAATATGAAACTTATGCTTGACGGGGTTGCCATGAATGAAGCCCTTAGTGCTGCCGGATATGCTCTGTATCAGATTCCTGTGGAACAAATTGAAAGGATAGAAATCATACGCGGGCCAGGTTCGGTTATTTACGGAGAATATGCTTATGCAGGTGTTATCAATGTAATAACCCGAAAAACCGGAAACCGGATATTTGCAGGTTATGATACTAATAAAGGTTACGGGGGAGGGGCAGCCGCAGCATATTCCCTGCCTGAAAAAGATTTTAATATCAGTCTCAGCATGGCCGGATGGAAAACCGACGGCCCTGATGTACAGGCCGGTGAAGACCGGCTTTATGGCATGGGGCTTGGATATTTTTCCAATTCTCCGGGTTCCACAAATGAATTTGGCAGGGATAAAATGGCTAACCTTTCACTGGAATATAAGGATTTTTCAGCAAAAGGCCAGTATCTTTCAACTGAAAGAGGCGATTATTACGGAATTATCGGGATTTTGCCTGTCAGTGAAGACCGAAGCAGACAATTAAATCAACATATGGCTTTTGAAGCAAATCAGAGGCTGAATTTTTTTTCATCTTTAACAACCGATCTAAAAGCCGGATTTCGTAATTATGAATTTGAAATTGATGATATTGTTGCACTTCCGCCCATAACCATCCCCCTGCCTGACGGTTCGATTTATCAAATGACTCCGCCTGACGGATCTATTGCAGGCCCTTACTATGAAGAAAGAGAACTCTATGCAGGAACGGAATTTATATGGGATGGAATAAATAATAATACAATACTTCTGGGCCTGAAATATTCTGATATTAAAATGGAAGATGTTTGGGTTGATACCAATACCGGCGACATGACCCCAGGAGTAATGACGCGCCTTACAGGAGAGTATAACTGGCTTCTTGAAGATCAGTCAAGAAAGGTGTTCAGTGTTTATCTCCAGGATTTGTACAGGATCACGGACAACTTTACCCTGACTCCGGGGCTGCGTTATGATAATTACAATGACATGGGAGAATACATAACACCAAGGCTTTCGGCAGTATGGCAGCCTGCCAAATCCCATATTTTAAAAGCGCAATATTCCGAAGCATACAGACCGCCTACCTTTACGGAATTATACGCCAGGCAGAATTCAGTAGTAATGGGCAATTCTGAGCTGGAAGCGGAGCATATCAGAAGTTATGAACTCGGTTATACTTTCAGACTTGGAAAAACTGCCGCACATATTACCCTGTTTCGCTCAGAACTGACAGACAACATTGAATATCCCGTATATGCAGATCCCTTTGCCGGTGAGGCCATACAATATCAAAACGCTGATGAAACAATTACATCCCAGGGTGTTGAACTGGAGTTTAATCATAATCTCATGGATGATCTGGCAATGAATTTAAATATTTCTTTTGCAGATACAAATGACAGCAAAACAGATGAACCCATTACAGGTGCTGTTGACTGGCTTGGAAATCTCGGCCTTGTTTACAGACCTGCCAATTACTGCACTTTGGGTTTTAAATATAATTATGTGGGCAAAAGGCACAGAACCCCGGATGACAGCAGGGGAGATATAGATGCTTATGACAGTGTTGATCTCACAGGAATTATAACACACAAAGGTCTTACATGGGGTGCAGGTATTACAAATATATTTAACAGCAATATTGTTTATCCTGCTCCTGTTTATAAAGATGAATCGGGAAATATGGGTTATACCTATGAGGAAGATTTCCAGAGACCCGGGAGAAAATTCTGGGTCCGGCTTTCTTATGATTTTTAA
- the ansA gene encoding asparaginase codes for MNKKIYIAHTGGTIGMKKTSEGYKTCPGFLEQQMAVMPEFKNELMPRYYINEYEPLLDSSDMSPGNWLVIAQDIAQNYDKYDGFIVLHGTDTMAYTASALPFMLQGLQKPVILTGGQIPLCEIRNDSRDNLITAMLIAANYNIPEVCLFFGSKLIRGNRSVKVDANSFEAFDSPNFPLLASCGIGIDINWNLVLPCPVHNLGINVNVLNKSAVAALRLFPGISEDVLRNILKPPIEGLVLETYGVGNGPANNPVLLNVLRSAAERGVVIVNCTQCYRGRVRMGAYATGTALGRAGVISGLDMTAEAALTKMFYLLSQNLPLEAVKAKMQENMKGELTELL; via the coding sequence ATGAATAAAAAAATATATATTGCTCATACAGGCGGAACAATCGGCATGAAAAAAACCTCTGAAGGATATAAAACCTGTCCTGGTTTTCTTGAGCAGCAGATGGCTGTTATGCCTGAATTCAAAAACGAACTTATGCCCAGGTATTATATTAATGAATATGAGCCTTTACTTGATTCCTCTGACATGTCTCCTGGAAACTGGCTTGTCATTGCCCAGGATATCGCTCAAAATTATGACAAATATGACGGATTTATTGTCCTGCACGGCACTGACACAATGGCATATACAGCTTCGGCCCTGCCTTTTATGCTCCAGGGACTTCAAAAGCCCGTGATTTTAACAGGAGGGCAGATTCCTTTATGTGAGATCAGGAATGATTCCAGGGATAACCTGATAACAGCCATGCTGATTGCTGCAAATTATAATATCCCTGAAGTATGCCTGTTTTTTGGAAGTAAGCTTATAAGGGGAAACCGCTCTGTTAAGGTTGATGCAAACAGTTTTGAAGCCTTTGATTCCCCTAATTTTCCTTTGCTTGCCAGCTGCGGCATTGGCATTGATATTAACTGGAATCTTGTTTTGCCCTGTCCTGTTCATAATTTGGGGATTAATGTTAATGTTTTGAATAAATCTGCGGTTGCTGCCCTGCGTTTATTTCCTGGAATCTCCGAAGATGTATTAAGAAATATATTAAAACCTCCTATTGAAGGTCTGGTTCTGGAAACCTATGGTGTTGGCAACGGGCCTGCCAATAATCCCGTACTCCTGAATGTTTTAAGATCAGCAGCGGAAAGAGGGGTTGTTATTGTAAACTGCACTCAGTGTTACAGGGGGCGTGTCCGCATGGGGGCTTATGCTACCGGGACTGCTTTGGGAAGGGCAGGGGTTATAAGCGGTCTTGACATGACTGCTGAAGCAGCCTTGACCAAGATGTTTTATTTGTTAAGCCAGAACCTCCCGCTTGAAGCTGTAAAAGCTAAAATGCAGGAGAATATGAAAGGAGAGCTTACAGAATTATTATAG